The Natranaerobius trueperi genome has a segment encoding these proteins:
- the spoIIE gene encoding stage II sporulation protein E: protein MNSYNTDTVKPYQRTYEKNTVSRKKIVDILTAIGRKLTGFKIQISMYYVITLAFYFFSALLLTRTEIRGGLAPLALAFLISLKKEQSSKFSIALTGTITGFFLTQGLLEAFILLVPIAIFQLLEKSNLTNSVWTRITILITTYCILNIIYQEYVRVGTLEVLPIMFEGVLALLFSILFSPAVSFFERNNLINLQNKEDMISISILIAAVFLGIHGLYIVSLSVQRLLGMILVLIVGFNYGGGKGAAIGTLFGTIISFNSLSYLSIGALAFGGLGSGIFREFGKLLTATAFVFSNFLMTFYLGEPYLIVTYLSEVVIATGVFLAIPKKVYKTYFPDIIDDIDGSVEQEKSKQIVNYKMDEFADLFCEIADIFGVRDHNNDRQESQLEEFVQTAAEKVCGTCSKMENCWEEYFFITYKNFLNIVSGLDKNKKLTQEDLPLYLTKNCIRPNMLISNMENVFKRQYSYLKQREKTEEEKRFLAQQLKGIGNVLKNLSKQKSIEDSQDEELEEKFKTKLKEHGYNFNAINIISKSLNDLQIEVVVPQCKCGQCQGEHLSILATETLGRKVAINNWDCSYNEDNCLLRLRPELNYYIVSGSCQATKEGESLSGDNYISKTLTTGEHLLLLSDGMGSGFKANQESRETIDLISKMLNFGLDKDLVIKSANSLLSIKNRDESFATVDLALVDLYTGSGEFYKAGAVSSYVLTKDLQVERVSTGALPAGIIDKVEPKTISQKLNHGDYIVLVSDGIYDAEEGDRWLEKAISELQPGHPQVMADALMDKVKRRYYGEVPDDITILVSKVVSKNSNKAATINYYDISRIS from the coding sequence ATGAACTCATACAACACAGATACTGTTAAACCTTACCAAAGAACGTATGAGAAGAACACAGTTTCTAGAAAAAAGATAGTAGATATATTAACAGCTATAGGTAGGAAATTAACAGGTTTTAAGATTCAAATATCTATGTATTATGTTATAACTTTGGCTTTTTACTTTTTTTCTGCTTTACTATTAACGAGAACAGAAATAAGGGGAGGGTTAGCTCCCTTAGCATTAGCTTTTCTTATCTCATTAAAAAAGGAACAATCTAGCAAGTTTAGTATAGCACTAACAGGAACAATTACTGGATTTTTTTTGACTCAAGGTTTATTAGAAGCTTTTATTCTTTTAGTACCTATAGCAATTTTTCAATTATTAGAGAAAAGTAATTTAACAAATTCTGTTTGGACAAGGATTACTATATTAATTACTACTTATTGTATTCTAAATATTATATATCAAGAATATGTTAGAGTGGGAACACTAGAGGTACTTCCAATTATGTTTGAAGGTGTACTGGCTTTGTTGTTTAGTATATTATTCTCTCCTGCAGTAAGTTTTTTTGAAAGAAACAATTTAATTAATCTACAAAATAAGGAAGATATGATAAGTATCTCTATTTTAATAGCTGCTGTATTTTTAGGAATTCATGGACTTTACATAGTATCGTTATCAGTTCAGCGTCTTCTTGGGATGATATTAGTTTTAATAGTAGGGTTTAATTATGGAGGAGGGAAAGGTGCTGCTATAGGAACCTTATTTGGTACTATTATTAGCTTCAATAGTTTAAGTTATTTAAGTATAGGGGCTTTAGCTTTTGGTGGGCTAGGATCTGGTATTTTTAGAGAGTTCGGGAAACTGCTTACAGCAACAGCCTTTGTGTTCTCAAATTTCTTAATGACTTTTTATCTTGGTGAGCCATATCTCATTGTAACATATTTATCTGAAGTGGTTATTGCCACTGGGGTGTTTTTAGCAATACCTAAAAAAGTTTACAAAACATATTTTCCGGATATAATAGATGATATCGACGGAAGTGTGGAGCAAGAGAAATCTAAACAAATCGTTAATTATAAAATGGATGAGTTCGCTGATCTATTTTGCGAAATTGCTGATATCTTTGGTGTAAGAGACCATAATAATGATAGGCAAGAGAGTCAATTAGAAGAGTTTGTTCAAACGGCTGCTGAAAAAGTATGTGGAACTTGTTCAAAGATGGAAAATTGCTGGGAGGAATATTTTTTTATAACATACAAAAACTTTCTTAATATTGTAAGTGGTCTAGACAAAAATAAAAAGCTAACACAAGAAGATTTACCATTATATCTCACGAAAAATTGTATTAGGCCAAATATGTTAATAAGTAACATGGAAAATGTTTTTAAACGGCAGTATTCATATTTAAAACAAAGAGAAAAAACAGAAGAAGAAAAAAGATTTTTAGCACAACAGCTTAAAGGTATCGGGAATGTATTGAAAAATCTATCAAAGCAAAAAAGTATTGAAGATTCGCAAGACGAAGAACTAGAAGAGAAATTCAAAACAAAGCTTAAGGAACATGGTTATAATTTTAATGCAATAAATATAATTTCAAAATCATTAAATGACTTACAGATTGAAGTTGTAGTGCCACAATGTAAGTGTGGACAGTGCCAAGGAGAACACCTCTCCATACTCGCTACAGAAACTTTAGGAAGAAAAGTAGCAATAAATAACTGGGATTGTTCTTATAATGAAGATAATTGCTTGTTACGGTTAAGACCAGAGCTTAATTATTATATAGTATCCGGAAGTTGTCAGGCAACGAAAGAAGGTGAATCTTTATCAGGAGATAATTATATTTCAAAGACTTTAACTACAGGAGAACATCTTCTATTATTAAGTGATGGAATGGGTTCAGGTTTTAAAGCTAACCAAGAAAGTAGGGAAACAATAGATCTAATATCGAAAATGCTTAATTTTGGGCTAGATAAAGACCTAGTAATTAAGTCTGCAAATTCTCTTCTTTCCATAAAAAATCGCGATGAAAGCTTTGCTACTGTTGATTTAGCTCTAGTTGACCTTTATACTGGTAGTGGAGAGTTTTATAAGGCTGGCGCTGTTTCTTCCTATGTTTTAACAAAAGATTTACAGGTAGAACGAGTAAGTACAGGTGCACTACCTGCAGGGATAATTGATAAAGTAGAGCCAAAAACAATCTCACAGAAATTGAATCATGGTGACTATATTGTTTTAGTTAGTGATGGTATTTATGATGCAGAAGAAGGGGATCGTTGGTTAGAAAAGGCTATTTCTGAATTGCAGCCTGGACACCCCCAAGTGATGGCGGATGCGTTAATGGATAAAGTGAAGCGAAGGTATTACGGTGAAGTGCCTGATGACATAACAATTTTGGTTAGTAAGGTTGTTTCTAAAAACTCTAATAAAGCTGCAACAATAAATTATTATGATATTAGCAGGATTTCATAA
- a CDS encoding ECF transporter S component, with protein sequence MDLLNTRKLTIGGILAALCIVMSLTPLGFVPVPTPAGAVTTMHIPVIIAGILEGPIVGGVVGGIFGLTSFIRGGQFFGDPVIAILPRLLIGPGAYYFMQLTKKIFRSQNFSISIGAFIGTIINTVGVLILASIRGYIPVEGAYIILLTHGIPEIIIAIVVTVIIGRVIVNHIGGTSKKKIHS encoded by the coding sequence GTGGACTTATTGAATACTAGGAAGCTAACTATTGGTGGTATTTTAGCTGCCTTATGTATTGTGATGAGCCTTACTCCCTTGGGGTTTGTGCCTGTACCGACACCTGCTGGTGCTGTAACCACAATGCATATACCAGTCATTATTGCTGGGATATTAGAAGGACCTATAGTTGGAGGAGTAGTTGGTGGTATCTTTGGTTTAACTAGCTTCATAAGGGGAGGACAGTTTTTTGGTGATCCTGTAATAGCTATTTTACCAAGATTACTAATCGGTCCGGGAGCTTATTACTTTATGCAGCTTACAAAGAAAATCTTTCGATCACAAAATTTCTCTATTTCAATAGGGGCATTTATTGGAACTATAATTAATACTGTGGGTGTATTGATATTAGCTTCAATACGAGGGTATATTCCAGTAGAAGGTGCTTATATAATATTACTGACTCACGGAATCCCAGAGATAATCATTGCTATAGTAGTAACTGTAATTATCGGTAGAGTGATTGTAAACCATATTGGTGGTACTTCAAAGAAAAAAATACACAGTTAA
- a CDS encoding formate--tetrahydrofolate ligase, translated as MKSDIQIAQEAPMKPIRDIAYDLGIKDEEIELYGDYKAKISFTAWQRLKEEQDGNLILVTAISPTPAGEGKSTITVGLGQALKKLGKKSMVALREPSLGPSFGVKGGAAGGGYSQTVPMEDINLHFTGDIHAITTAHNLLAAAIDNHVHHGNDLNLDVRRVSWRRVVDLNDRALRNTLVSLGGRTNGFPREDGFDITVASEIMAILCLAVDIKDLKERLSKIIIGYTKDREPITVADLKMQGSLAVLLKEAIKPNLVQTYENVPAFVHGGPFANIAHGCNSVMATQMGVKLSDYLVTEAGFGADLGAEKFFNIKCRFSGLKPKASVVVATVRALKMHGGVSKDDLKEENLEALEKGVENLEKHLENVSKFGVPAVVAVNRFPTDTEKELDLLIKKCQEKGYRVALSEVFTKGGEGGEELAKEVIDIVENEVSNFRTLYDTDKSIPEKIETIAKEIYGASGVEFTPQAKRNIRGLEKRGLDRVPVCMAKTQFSFSDDPKLMGRPKDFNITIKEIKISAGAGFAVAKSGNIMTMPGLPKEPAAERIDIDDNGQITGLF; from the coding sequence ATGAAAAGTGATATTCAGATTGCACAAGAAGCTCCTATGAAACCTATTAGAGACATTGCTTACGACTTAGGAATTAAAGACGAAGAAATTGAGTTGTACGGGGATTATAAAGCAAAGATATCTTTTACAGCTTGGCAAAGACTGAAAGAGGAACAAGATGGTAACCTGATCCTAGTGACTGCAATTAGTCCTACTCCTGCTGGTGAAGGTAAGTCAACAATTACTGTAGGGTTAGGTCAAGCTTTAAAGAAACTTGGAAAAAAATCTATGGTTGCACTTAGAGAACCTTCTTTAGGTCCAAGCTTTGGAGTAAAAGGAGGAGCTGCTGGAGGCGGATATTCTCAAACTGTACCTATGGAAGATATTAACCTGCACTTTACTGGAGATATTCATGCTATTACTACCGCACATAATCTACTTGCAGCGGCAATCGATAATCATGTACATCATGGCAATGATTTAAATTTAGATGTAAGAAGAGTGAGCTGGCGTCGAGTAGTAGATCTTAACGATAGAGCTCTAAGAAATACATTAGTTAGTTTAGGCGGAAGAACGAATGGTTTCCCAAGAGAAGATGGGTTTGATATAACAGTTGCTAGTGAAATTATGGCCATCCTTTGTTTAGCAGTTGATATTAAAGACTTAAAAGAAAGATTATCTAAAATCATCATAGGATACACTAAAGATAGAGAACCAATAACTGTTGCGGATTTAAAAATGCAGGGGTCATTAGCTGTACTATTAAAAGAGGCAATTAAACCTAATTTAGTCCAGACTTATGAAAATGTTCCAGCTTTTGTACATGGTGGACCTTTTGCTAACATTGCTCACGGTTGTAACTCAGTGATGGCAACACAAATGGGTGTTAAACTTTCTGATTATCTTGTAACAGAAGCTGGTTTTGGAGCTGATTTAGGTGCTGAGAAGTTTTTCAATATTAAGTGTAGATTTTCAGGACTTAAACCTAAAGCATCAGTAGTAGTTGCTACTGTTAGAGCCTTAAAAATGCACGGTGGAGTTTCTAAAGATGATCTTAAAGAAGAGAACCTAGAGGCACTTGAAAAAGGGGTTGAAAACCTTGAAAAACATTTAGAAAATGTAAGTAAGTTTGGGGTTCCTGCAGTTGTTGCTGTGAATCGTTTCCCAACTGACACAGAAAAAGAACTTGATTTATTAATTAAGAAATGCCAGGAAAAAGGTTATCGTGTTGCTTTAAGTGAAGTGTTCACTAAAGGTGGCGAAGGTGGTGAAGAATTAGCTAAAGAAGTTATAGACATTGTTGAAAATGAAGTTTCTAACTTTAGAACCTTGTATGATACAGATAAGTCAATACCGGAAAAGATAGAAACAATCGCGAAAGAAATTTATGGTGCTTCTGGAGTTGAATTTACTCCTCAAGCTAAGAGAAATATTAGAGGATTAGAAAAACGAGGATTAGATCGTGTTCCAGTATGTATGGCTAAAACGCAATTTTCATTCTCTGATGATCCTAAACTTATGGGAAGACCCAAAGATTTCAACATTACTATAAAAGAAATAAAAATTTCTGCTGGGGCAGGATTTGCGGTAGCTAAGAGTGGAAATATTATGACAATGCCAGGGCTGCCGAAAGAACCAGCGGCTGAAAGAATTGATATTGATGATAATGGGCAGATTACTGGTTTATTTTAG
- a CDS encoding type III pantothenate kinase, which yields MLLAIDVGNTNIVLGLYKNDELLGHWRIESDKSQTEDQYGVLIENLFYHSHLEPNSIDNIIISSVVPPLTQTLTRMSVKFMNIKPQTVGPGIRTGVNIQYDNPKEVGADRIVNAVAGYELYGAPLIIVDFGTATTFCAISRQGNYLGGAIAPGISISTNALFEVAAKLPRVELTKPERVIGKDTISSMQSGIFYGFIGQVDGIIKKMKKEFSREPKVIATGGMAQFIYRESETIDVLNTFLTLEGLRIIHERNQ from the coding sequence ATGTTATTAGCTATCGATGTTGGTAATACAAATATAGTTCTTGGATTATATAAAAATGATGAACTTCTAGGCCATTGGCGTATAGAGAGCGACAAGTCCCAAACGGAGGATCAATATGGAGTGCTAATTGAAAATTTATTTTATCACAGCCATTTAGAACCAAATTCTATAGATAATATAATAATAAGCTCAGTTGTCCCGCCTTTAACTCAAACACTTACTAGAATGAGTGTTAAGTTTATGAACATAAAGCCGCAGACTGTGGGGCCTGGGATAAGGACTGGGGTAAATATACAATATGATAACCCAAAAGAAGTTGGGGCAGACAGAATAGTAAATGCGGTAGCAGGGTACGAACTGTACGGTGCACCTCTAATTATTGTGGATTTTGGTACTGCGACCACTTTTTGTGCTATATCAAGACAAGGGAATTACTTAGGTGGTGCTATAGCCCCAGGTATCTCTATTTCTACAAATGCTCTATTTGAAGTTGCAGCAAAACTACCTAGAGTAGAATTAACAAAACCTGAAAGAGTAATAGGGAAAGATACTATTTCAAGTATGCAATCTGGTATATTTTATGGTTTCATAGGGCAAGTAGATGGGATAATTAAAAAAATGAAAAAAGAATTCTCGAGAGAACCAAAGGTAATTGCTACTGGAGGAATGGCACAATTTATATATCGAGAGAGTGAAACAATTGATGTTTTAAATACTTTCCTTACATTAGAAGGTTTAAGAATAATACATGAAAGAAATCAGTAA
- a CDS encoding helix-turn-helix domain-containing protein: MTKKVTYQMTQEEIKKLNIINQIIDGYLTIKDAAQALYLSERQIKRLKKGVQLEGPSFVIHKNRGRKPTHSVSENTEKLIVGISSPKKHKKSKSHHRRKRKDKMGLLVQIDA, translated from the coding sequence ATGACTAAAAAGGTGACATATCAAATGACTCAAGAAGAAATAAAAAAACTGAATATTATCAATCAAATAATTGATGGTTACTTGACCATTAAGGATGCAGCTCAGGCTTTATACCTCAGTGAGCGACAAATCAAACGACTAAAGAAAGGAGTACAACTAGAAGGACCTAGTTTTGTCATACATAAAAACCGAGGTAGAAAGCCCACCCATTCTGTTTCAGAAAATACTGAAAAGCTCATAGTCGGGATTTCTAGCCCTAAAAAGCACAAGAAGAGTAAAAGCCATCACAGACGCAAACGCAAGGATAAAATGGGACTTTTAGTACAAATAGATGCTTAA
- a CDS encoding biotin--[acetyl-CoA-carboxylase] ligase, translating to MLDLLKSNTYVSGENMKADLNISRTAIWKNIEGLVDLGYGIDRVRGKGYYLISIPDLLYPWELDQNIREQFDMTHFSTIDSTNRYGHSVTSPHIVLAEQQTSGKGRLGRSWASFHGGIYFSLVINPNCSMDEIPTLPLVIATAIARVFRNHLNIHAQIKWPNDVLVNDKKVSGILVELSGETDAPQKAIIGVGINANQTVENFPSELQDKVATLKKIKGKPIDRKVLLCKVLDEITILLNMLNENISDVLNIWKEFSCTLGKEITVKQVSSRNLAGYAIDIDERGALIIETKHGKEKILSGDTFHN from the coding sequence ATTTTAGATCTATTAAAGTCTAATACTTATGTTTCTGGAGAAAATATGAAAGCTGATCTTAATATCTCTCGCACAGCAATTTGGAAAAATATAGAAGGATTAGTTGATCTCGGTTACGGAATAGATAGAGTGAGAGGCAAAGGGTACTATCTTATATCTATACCAGATTTATTATATCCTTGGGAATTAGATCAAAATATTAGAGAACAATTTGATATGACACATTTTAGTACAATTGATTCTACCAATAGATATGGACATTCAGTAACTTCACCACACATTGTATTGGCTGAACAACAAACTAGTGGTAAAGGTAGACTCGGACGAAGCTGGGCTTCTTTTCATGGTGGAATATATTTTTCGTTAGTTATTAATCCTAACTGTTCAATGGATGAGATTCCTACTTTACCATTAGTGATAGCCACTGCTATTGCTAGAGTTTTTCGAAATCATTTAAATATACATGCTCAAATAAAATGGCCAAATGATGTGTTAGTTAATGATAAAAAAGTTTCTGGTATATTAGTAGAGCTTTCTGGTGAAACTGATGCACCTCAAAAAGCTATTATTGGCGTAGGAATCAATGCAAACCAAACAGTTGAAAACTTTCCTTCTGAGCTACAAGATAAGGTAGCTACCTTAAAGAAGATAAAGGGAAAACCTATTGATCGTAAAGTTTTACTATGTAAAGTTCTTGATGAAATAACAATTCTACTTAACATGCTTAATGAAAACATATCTGATGTTTTAAACATATGGAAAGAATTTTCCTGTACGTTAGGAAAAGAAATTACTGTTAAACAGGTTTCTTCAAGAAATTTAGCGGGATATGCAATAGATATAGATGAGCGAGGTGCACTAATTATAGAGACTAAACATGGGAAAGAGAAAATTTTAAGTGGAGATACATTCCATAATTAA
- the ftsH gene encoding ATP-dependent zinc metalloprotease FtsH, which produces MNRFTRQAVLYLLILMIVVGIYQQITQGPEAQEEILYNKFVEHVEEGNIKDVDITDGEIEGTLEDGTEFVTRDPGDPELVPRLLANNVDTMGHEPPGPPWWASLFTYIIPFVLIIAIFFFFMQQSQGGGGRMMNFGKSKAKLHEGEQKTNVSFDDVAGSDEEKEELVEVVTFLKEPQKFIDLGARIPKGVLLVGPPGTGKTLLGRAVAGEAGVPFFSISGSDFVEMFVGVGASRVRDLFENAKKNSPCIVFIDEIDAVGRQRGAGLGGSHDEREQTLNQLLVEMDGFDVNEGIIIMAATNRSDILDPALLRPGRFDRQITVNAPDLKGRSEILKVHARNKPLEDTVDMDVIARRTPGFTGADIENLINEAAIYAARKNKKKISMKELEGAIDRVMAGTEKKSRVISEFEKKIVAYHEAGHAIVGYLLPHTDPVHKVSIIPRGGAGGFTLMLPEEDRYFMTKTELLERVSTLLGGRVAEQLTLDEISTGAQNDLERSTTIVRQMIMEYGMSDNLGPITLGSKQDQVFLGRDIARDKDYSENIAYAIDKEISTMVETAYEKAENILRENADVLENIAQALMERETLTAKEVKLLMEGEELPPMEESSEELDLLAEEQEDKKDTIDFKDEHTGQKDSDDINVKIDYRNKNKDEE; this is translated from the coding sequence TTGAATCGCTTCACAAGACAGGCTGTTTTATATCTACTTATTTTAATGATTGTAGTCGGTATTTATCAACAAATTACCCAGGGACCAGAGGCACAAGAAGAAATCCTTTACAATAAATTTGTTGAGCATGTAGAAGAAGGAAATATTAAGGACGTAGATATCACAGATGGTGAAATTGAAGGAACTTTAGAGGACGGGACAGAATTTGTAACAAGGGATCCCGGTGATCCGGAATTAGTACCAAGGTTATTAGCAAACAATGTTGATACAATGGGTCATGAACCACCAGGTCCCCCATGGTGGGCATCGTTATTTACGTATATAATCCCATTTGTGTTAATTATAGCCATATTCTTCTTTTTTATGCAGCAATCCCAAGGTGGCGGCGGTCGAATGATGAACTTTGGGAAGAGCAAAGCTAAGCTTCATGAAGGAGAACAGAAGACTAATGTTAGCTTTGACGATGTAGCAGGTTCAGATGAAGAAAAAGAAGAACTTGTCGAAGTTGTGACATTCTTAAAGGAACCACAAAAGTTTATTGACCTAGGGGCTAGGATTCCTAAAGGTGTCTTACTTGTAGGTCCACCAGGGACGGGTAAAACCCTACTAGGAAGAGCTGTTGCTGGTGAAGCTGGTGTACCTTTCTTTAGTATCAGTGGTTCAGACTTTGTTGAAATGTTTGTTGGTGTAGGTGCTTCTCGTGTTCGTGATTTATTTGAAAACGCTAAGAAGAATTCACCTTGCATTGTTTTTATTGATGAGATTGATGCTGTCGGGCGACAAAGAGGTGCTGGATTAGGTGGAAGTCATGATGAAAGAGAACAAACTCTTAACCAATTACTTGTTGAGATGGATGGTTTTGATGTTAATGAAGGAATAATAATCATGGCAGCTACAAACCGTTCTGACATCTTAGACCCTGCTTTATTACGTCCTGGAAGATTCGATAGACAGATAACAGTTAATGCACCTGATTTAAAGGGAAGATCAGAAATTTTAAAGGTACATGCACGAAATAAGCCTTTAGAAGATACTGTAGATATGGATGTGATAGCTAGACGGACTCCTGGGTTCACTGGTGCTGACATTGAGAACCTAATTAATGAAGCTGCAATTTATGCCGCTAGGAAGAACAAAAAGAAAATTAGTATGAAAGAACTCGAAGGAGCCATAGATCGTGTGATGGCAGGTACTGAGAAAAAGAGCCGTGTTATAAGTGAATTCGAGAAGAAAATTGTTGCTTATCATGAAGCAGGTCACGCTATAGTAGGGTATCTGCTCCCCCATACAGACCCAGTGCATAAGGTGTCTATTATCCCTCGTGGAGGAGCTGGTGGTTTCACATTAATGCTACCAGAAGAAGATAGATATTTTATGACGAAAACTGAACTTTTAGAACGGGTAAGTACATTACTTGGAGGAAGAGTAGCTGAGCAGCTAACTCTTGATGAAATCAGTACAGGGGCTCAGAATGATCTAGAAAGATCAACCACTATAGTTAGGCAAATGATTATGGAGTACGGAATGAGTGATAATTTAGGACCTATTACCTTAGGTAGTAAGCAAGATCAAGTCTTTTTAGGTCGAGATATAGCTAGAGACAAAGATTACAGTGAAAACATTGCATATGCAATTGATAAAGAAATTAGTACAATGGTTGAAACAGCGTATGAAAAGGCTGAAAATATTCTTAGAGAAAATGCTGATGTACTTGAAAATATTGCTCAAGCATTAATGGAAAGAGAAACTCTCACAGCAAAGGAAGTAAAGCTCTTAATGGAAGGTGAGGAACTACCTCCCATGGAGGAGAGCTCAGAAGAGTTAGACTTATTAGCTGAAGAACAAGAAGATAAAAAAGATACTATAGACTTTAAAGATGAACATACTGGACAGAAAGACTCTGATGATATTAATGTTAAGATTGACTATCGAAACAAAAATAAAGATGAGGAATAG
- the tilS gene encoding tRNA lysidine(34) synthetase TilS encodes MKRRIKKFITVNELIRKDDNVVVGVSGGPDSVALLHVLYVLSKELLCNIYIAHLNHGFREKSAQEDALFVRNLAKQYKLPIVEEKWDVTKYIKENKLSSQQGARIKRYQFFEYVAEKLGANKIALAHHKDDQVETFLLRLLRGTGTQGLSGIPVKRFLTEEIEIIRPLLNVTKEEIIDYLNKLNLTFQTDPTNEETNYQRNKIRHEVVPLLTNINPQLPERIFETMEILEEEDNYLDKKAQNKFNDALIDSEETVVALKVSELVSALKPILRRTLIKGVRLALNLIGAHNKHDVTKHHIDLLLETVESGNTGKYISLPGKLSAFLDVTTYGKTLKIKPLSHIKTEDMIQKNLILNGWTYWPLTDEWIYAEIKDISEFNGNNDNIKNKNQKKAYLDYECINSALIIRSRKPGDRLIPLGMTNNKKLKDFLIDNKVPKAYRDKLPLVTLDDQVLWVVGYRINHKFRVTSKTKKILYLEVMNNEEG; translated from the coding sequence ATGAAAAGGCGAATAAAAAAATTCATTACTGTAAATGAGCTAATTAGAAAAGATGACAATGTTGTTGTGGGAGTTTCGGGAGGGCCTGATTCGGTAGCCCTCCTTCATGTGTTATATGTGCTCTCTAAAGAACTCTTATGTAACATATATATTGCTCATTTAAACCATGGATTCAGGGAAAAATCAGCTCAAGAAGATGCTTTATTCGTGCGAAATTTAGCTAAACAATATAAGCTTCCTATTGTGGAGGAAAAGTGGGATGTGACAAAATATATTAAAGAAAATAAACTATCCTCCCAACAGGGGGCTAGAATTAAACGTTATCAATTTTTTGAGTATGTAGCCGAAAAGTTAGGTGCAAATAAAATCGCATTAGCACATCACAAAGACGATCAAGTAGAGACGTTTTTATTAAGGTTACTACGAGGAACAGGAACTCAAGGCTTATCAGGGATTCCTGTGAAACGTTTTTTAACTGAAGAAATCGAAATAATAAGGCCTCTTTTAAATGTAACAAAAGAAGAAATTATTGATTATTTAAATAAACTTAATTTAACGTTTCAAACTGATCCTACTAATGAGGAAACAAATTATCAAAGAAATAAAATTAGGCACGAAGTTGTCCCTCTTTTGACTAATATTAACCCACAATTACCAGAAAGAATTTTTGAGACTATGGAGATTTTGGAAGAAGAAGATAACTATTTAGATAAAAAAGCTCAAAATAAATTTAATGATGCATTAATAGATTCTGAAGAAACAGTAGTTGCTTTGAAAGTAAGTGAACTAGTTAGCGCTCTAAAACCTATTCTAAGGCGAACTTTAATAAAAGGGGTGCGTCTTGCTTTAAACCTTATTGGCGCTCACAACAAACACGATGTCACGAAGCATCATATTGACCTTTTACTTGAAACTGTAGAGAGTGGAAACACAGGTAAATATATTAGTTTACCTGGAAAATTATCTGCATTTTTGGATGTGACTACTTACGGGAAAACTCTTAAAATCAAACCATTGTCACATATAAAAACAGAAGATATGATTCAAAAAAATCTTATCTTAAATGGTTGGACGTATTGGCCACTTACAGATGAATGGATTTATGCAGAAATTAAGGATATTAGTGAATTTAATGGAAATAATGATAATATCAAGAATAAGAATCAAAAAAAAGCATATCTTGATTATGAATGTATTAATTCAGCTCTTATAATTAGAAGTAGAAAACCAGGAGACAGGTTAATTCCTTTAGGAATGACTAATAATAAAAAATTAAAGGATTTTTTAATTGACAATAAAGTGCCTAAAGCGTATAGAGATAAGCTACCTTTAGTAACTTTAGATGATCAAGTTTTATGGGTTGTTGGATATCGGATTAATCATAAGTTTAGGGTCACCTCTAAGACAAAGAAAATATTATATTTAGAAGTTATGAATAACGAAGAGGGGTAA
- the hpt gene encoding hypoxanthine phosphoribosyltransferase, translating to MEQENLKELISKKEIQNKVKELGKQISEDYKGEEILAICVLKGSFVFTADLLREVTVPSTVEFLAVSSYGASTESSGIIRILKDLDCSIEGKHVVIVEDIIDTGLTLNYLMKTLSTRKPASLKVCTLLDKPERREVDMKADYVGFEIPDEFVIGYGLDFAEYYRNLPGVYIKSDE from the coding sequence ATGGAACAAGAAAATTTAAAAGAATTAATAAGTAAAAAAGAAATTCAAAATAAAGTGAAGGAGCTTGGAAAGCAAATATCTGAAGATTATAAGGGTGAGGAAATTCTTGCAATTTGCGTACTTAAGGGTTCTTTTGTTTTTACAGCTGATCTATTAAGAGAAGTGACTGTTCCAAGTACAGTGGAATTTTTAGCTGTGTCTAGTTATGGAGCAAGTACCGAGTCAAGTGGTATTATTAGAATCTTAAAAGATCTAGATTGTAGCATTGAAGGCAAGCATGTAGTAATTGTAGAAGATATCATCGATACAGGATTAACTCTAAACTACCTTATGAAAACTTTATCTACAAGAAAACCTGCATCACTTAAGGTATGCACACTTTTAGATAAACCGGAAAGAAGGGAAGTTGATATGAAGGCTGATTATGTGGGCTTTGAAATTCCAGATGAGTTTGTAATTGGTTACGGGTTAGATTTTGCCGAATACTATAGAAACTTACCTGGAGTTTATATTAAAAGTGATGAATAA